CCTAATGGTGGAGTACCTTGTATGCCTCGTCCACCTAAGAAGCCGAAAACAACTAAATTACATGATGAAGTTGCAGTAAATCTTGGTGAATGGCCTActcaaactcaacaaattcaGACTTAGAAGATTGCATGATGAAGTTGTAGTCGATGATGGTTGTTTTCAGACTTTTGTTATTTTCACACACTTGTTGTTTTCAGATTTTTGTTGTATTGGGTCCGATTGGTGatggctgtagctttaaaatttttgccGTAGAAAAAAATCCGTAGACTTTTTGttgtggctttagattttattgctgcagaattttatggaaaaaactaaaaaattgctttgtATATTTGGCTCTGCCGAGCAAATAAATAGGGTTGTGGACAGTacctacagcaactaccaatcacccccattATGACTTACTTTTGTTGTTTTCAAACATCTACGCTAGTAAGTTTCAGTTTCATGTTTCTTAATCATCGAGTACTCTTTCATCTAGCCAAATTCATACATTCAGATAGAAGTCTTACAACATGGTTCACCAAAAGAAACATTCAAATCCAAATCTTACAACAAGTCACCGAAGAAGTCTTTCAAATCCAAATCTTACAAACGGTGTCTCACTACAAATCATTCTTAACCGAAAAAGTAATAGCAACCGATGGAAATGCCAAAACAGAACACCATTACATATTCTTCATCGACTTTAACTCGTTGATGCAGTCAATCCTATCTTTCTCCAACTCGACAATCACTTTCTTCATTCCTTCAAGCTTCTTCTTGAGTCCAACTACTTCACCTTTTAAGTATGATATGTCTCCTTTTACATCACTTAGCATAACATTAATATCTTTAATCTCTTCCACCATACTCTCGTCTGTCCATTTGAAAAGATGGTACTTGTCCTTCACAAATACAACACTAAGTCAATCTCAAACATTTCAAAACAGATATAACCATACCGACAGATTAGATGTTACCTCTTCGGATCCATATGGACAACAATGGAAGAGCCTCCCAAGTTTTTAGCCGTTCCAGATGTTTTAATCACTGCCTCTTCACCACATCGACATGTTTTTGGCATTCCTCTCTGTCGATTTCTACCACGATGTCTCCAATTGCCTCCACCTACCTCATATGACGAACAATTATTTAGTGCTAACAGAGAGAGTAAATTATCATGAAACATTAGATTCACCTACCAGAAACCGACGACGAGCTTGAATTTGCAAAGCTAGACATTCTTCTTCCTTAATCGTAAAACCTATGTTCTCTCATCAATTTCGTCGAAGTgtaagagaaagaagatgaattATGAAACGACGTAGTTTATTATGgctcaaaaatattaatatttggcccaacataattttaatactcAGCCCAGACTTTTTAAGTTTCAACCCATAATacttttttttcactttttttttctacacGGCTCGTTTGTATGTGAAGCTGACTAATCAGCTACATAATCATGCTAGTCAGCACCGTTAACTATGATTAAACAGCGTTAATGTTGATGTATGAATTAGTGTGGACTTTATTAATTCGAGTATGTAACTGAAATTTTGTATAGTTTAGGCATTTATTCGCACACGAGAAAAGTATAGGCATGTTTTTCCCTAAGACTCATAGTTCAGACACAAATAAAACCGTTTCAAACTTAGACAACAAACAAAATCTTTTAATACACTGTTTGTTAATAGAATAATATCTGCCAAAATCTCTAATATAATTAGAATAAATGATTTCTATGGAACAATatagagaaaacaaaatatatttgattgaaTAAAATTGTGTGAGCTTAAAGGTAATTCTTGAGCTATTAACTTTAAGTTAGTTCTTTAGCTATTAACTTGGACAACAATCTCAATTTTATTTGAAACAAGATCGTAAAgtataaaaatatctaatatatgTTTCCAAAATAATTTCACCGATTTGCTCATCATTAAAATATGAGTgaataaaattatcatttttaggATTATTccatctaaaatatttatcaagtataaataagttagaaaaataggttttccatttttattttattatgaagtTACAACgacttaataattttatcaataaaaaaaatttcaaactaaaaaaacgcagatcaaaatctagtttttaattaaaataacataatgttATCTATAAAATCATAcacataaattataaaaattataaagaacaaataaaaacataatattattttttaacaaattataaaataactaaatcaaaaagaaaatattaattaattattaaggtataacttattttattaacatttatatccatgtaagaaaacataaaatttatatccaTGTAAGAACACATAAAAATCATAGAGTTAACTAATAAATAAGAGTTTGTCTAAgtaattttctataaaattatcCAAGGCACAAAATAACTTAGCCAGTCGATGGTTTTATCATTTAACTTGGCGGACACTCTTGTGAAAATGGCGGAGTCGAGCCAGCACAACGACACGGTTTCTTTTGCCTTGAGCCAGCCTAGGACTAGATAACCGCCATGGATTGTAGAGGCCTAAACGCCGCCTTAATAAAATTGACGTACGCGAACTCTTATTCTTCTGTGATATCGTCTTGCCCACGAGTCTGAAGGTTCCCGTCTGCTCATGGCAGATTCTTCTAACTATAGCAATGCAATCGACATCACTTTTAACACGAGACAAGTCCTTGTACCTTATGTAGAAAATTGCATCACTGGCGCTGCCAAGTGCCTCACTCGGCTCCAGGTCTTGCGTGGATTCTATAGCAACTTCTAGAATCTCCAAGTTGGACAGATCAGGATCGCGGCTAGAGTGCCTATGAGTTGTGGCAATTGCAAGTTCAAGATACAGAGAGATACAATCATGGTCTTGTAGCTCTGATTTATTTAGCTGCAAAAGAAAAAGCAAATACATCAactgatcatatatatatatatatgggcaATCCTAATCAATCTTCTTACCACGTaagatcgatttgttttttggAAAGGATTATGTTGCGGCAATTTAGGCATCATACGTCCGAGGAGGCTGATATGCATTTGATTGTTTCTCTTGTTTTCCTCACCTATGTGGATTGTATTGGTTTCCCCTATAAGTGAGACAGATGGTGATTTAGTAACATGATTTAGTAACATgactttttgtataaaaaataacaatattcaCTTACCATAAGGTCTAGCAACTTTGCAGCTCAAAATCAATTCGCCAAAACTTACTTCAGAAACAGTGGTCTGAAAAGTCTGAACCAAACCAATAGTTGGATCCTTAGCTTCCAAGGTTATGTAGTAAGATGAAGCTGCAGGACGAAGGGAGTTGTTGTATCTGTTTACGCCACTGAACTGTAAGTTTTTCCCCTGattgttcaagaaaaaaaacagagagagagcaTGAGAAAATAAGAGCAAAGAGAGCACAAGTGGtttactctctctttttttaccTGGAACAAATTGTAACCATGAAGACCCATCTTAGCATAAAGGCGGACAAAGGAACGACAAGGAAAATATTGATTATTACAGATGTTCTCTTGTACTGTAAAAATGCATGGTAGTAGCAAACTACAGCTATCGAATCCCTGAGAGACGCATTAACACAGCATATTTTAGTCATAATTTAGAACCATGTTATCAGAATCAATCTCTTACCAAAAGGAAAAAACAACACTAGTAGTTGAAGATTAAATAACTTTTACTACCTTGGATTCCCTCAGTATTTGACTATAGTTAGACGTGCCCTTTTCTGTTGTGAGCCACGGCACTATCGTCTCTCCCCCTATCTCCATCCAAATTTCGGTTGATGCTCTGGTCGATTTAGGGTTTCTCCACGATTTAGGATTTCGGCTGATGCTATTTTATACCCTTATCCTTGTTTCTGGGTTTCAGTTGGGCCGTTCACAagtcaaaacccaaaaaaaggTCATATATAGGaatccaaaataaaattatgccGAGAAAACGTCTATTTCATACCCAAGTAACCCAACATTGGATATTGCAATATATTCTATTCATACTGGACTTATGTAACTGTGTAAAAATGTATccctatttttaaaattttcaaataacataattattatttttttttgatgaaatcaTATACCAATCGTCACATCAACGGCCACATTATGTAATTTTTGCCGACGTAGATGCTAAATCAGCTAAATTTTACTGACAAAAATGCCGTGTgtacaaatttttatattttttattatttaattattttatataaataaatttttagaaaatgtaaaattttataaatttttattatttagtgatattaaaaaataatttaatcataaaaatttaatcttataaagcagttatttttgtaaatgttttaaatCTATCACAATATCGTCCTTATAAGAGTTATATATGtgttgtaattatttaaattaggtGCTAATGTTACATTCGTGTTACTCTCGATCAGTCATGGTTATGTTTAGAGTTAGGCATAAAATATGTGAcctgaaatccgaaccgaaaaacccgataTATACCTGGTCCTAAATGTAAAAATACTTGAATGAGTCTTGTAGGTGTTATCAAACATATCCCAATCCATACTTACAATTCTAGTATAGGTCTaagaaaattttacaaaataaaaccgAAATCTGAAAAACCCGACCTGAACTGCAACTGGTAATCGAACgctacatttaaaaaaattatgatgtaaatttcttatataacatttacaaatataactcttatataagattaattttttaatgatttagtgatttttttttaatattaataaataataaaaaaaatttactttttataaaatgaCTATCTTTATAAAACGGCTATTTTCTAAAAAGTGTATACGTGGCAACATCGTCAACAAAATTAGCTGATGTAATACTCGCGTCAGTAAAAAAAGATGACATGACAGCTAATGTAGCGACTGGTGTATGATTTCGCCAAATGATAAATAATAGGtatgttatttgaaaatttttagaGTACGGGTAAGTTTTTGCTTGGTCACATAAATCGGGTATGAATTGAACATATGGCGATATGTTGGGTATGAAATGGTGGTTTTCCGAATTCTGCCCTTAGTTTTGAGAGATAATTATAATATCATGCAactcttatatttaaaaataatataattattgaatatcaaccaatcaattaatttaggaaatattccaaaacttaaaaccaatcaaATCATGTATAATCCCTCTCTCTTGTCATTTTCTTGTCAAATATATCACAATATTTATTATCATAAAAACTATCTAAAATAATTTCCTAAAAACTTACTCActataatttttgatataataatatattgagGATATTATTGTTTTGCAGTTCAGAAGTTTTTGATAAACAATAAACTAAAacgtatttatatttttattaagaataataatgaaacatttattaagtttaaaataTTCGAAGTTGAAGATTTAATACGTATAattgatattataaatatgtCAAAAATACCAGAATATGTAAACAAATATCTTAACACACAATATGTTAATGTGTATAAGATAATTTAACTTAACATATCAATAACATTTTTCAGAATTTATCAGAACGAAATTATATTCCTCagcaaaatattgtcaaatatatttttatcattgaAAACTATATCCAGTTTTAGaacattaaaaatcattttaaaataatggaGGACAAGTCTGAATAGACAAATTATACTATTTGATTCTCATATATGTGTGTTTATATAGAACGTTAAATAAATTTaggaaattaataatattagcaaattatatatgttaactTATGCTATATACAGATCATTAGATCTATCTGTTCGACCACGGGTCTGAGTTGGATATGAAAACTCTGCTTCAAActcaaaattataataaaaattttaaaattatttattttataataaaaatttatagtttatgCATATTATATCAAAATGATGTATGGAAAATTTGCGTGCTTTCAAAGTGCAGGTTAAAATCCAATTTACTTAGCTTAAAACGTTGGATATAATAATTACCAGATTGAGATTCGTGCGTTGCGCACGGTGAAGTATTATTTTTGGTCGAAAGAgacatattttga
This Brassica napus cultivar Da-Ae chromosome C6, Da-Ae, whole genome shotgun sequence DNA region includes the following protein-coding sequences:
- the LOC106405214 gene encoding uncharacterized protein At4g04775-like, which produces MPKTCRCGEEAVIKTSGTAKNLGGSSIVVHMDPKSVVFVKDKYHLFKWTDESMVEEIKDINVMLSDVKGDISYLKGEVVGLKKKLEGMKKVIVELEKDRIDCINELKSMKNM
- the LOC106402482 gene encoding UPF0725 protein EMB2204 isoform X2, whose translation is MEIGGETIVPWLTTEKGTSNYSQILRESKGFDSCNNQYFPCRSFVRLYAKMGLHGYNLFQGKNLQFSGVNRYNNSLRPAASSYYITLEAKDPTIGLVQTFQTTVSEVSFGELILSCKVARPYGETNTIHIGEENKRNNQMHISLLGRMMPKLPQHNPFQKTNRSYVLNKSELQDHDCISLYLELAIATTHRHSSRDPDLSNLEILEVAIESTQDLEPSEALGSASDAIFYIRYKDLSRVKSDVDCIAIVRRICHEQTGTFRLVGKTISQKNKSSRTSILLRRRLGLYNPWRLSSPRLAQGKRNRVVVLARLRHFHKSVRQVK
- the LOC106402482 gene encoding UPF0725 protein EMB2204 isoform X1 — translated: MEIGGETIVPWLTTEKGTSNYSQILRESKGFDSCSLLLPCIFTVQENICNNQYFPCRSFVRLYAKMGLHGYNLFQGKNLQFSGVNRYNNSLRPAASSYYITLEAKDPTIGLVQTFQTTVSEVSFGELILSCKVARPYGETNTIHIGEENKRNNQMHISLLGRMMPKLPQHNPFQKTNRSYVLNKSELQDHDCISLYLELAIATTHRHSSRDPDLSNLEILEVAIESTQDLEPSEALGSASDAIFYIRYKDLSRVKSDVDCIAIVRRICHEQTGTFRLVGKTISQKNKSSRTSILLRRRLGLYNPWRLSSPRLAQGKRNRVVVLARLRHFHKSVRQVK
- the LOC106402482 gene encoding UPF0725 protein At3g25080 isoform X3 gives rise to the protein MEIGGETIVPWLTTEKGTSNYSQILRESKGKNLQFSGVNRYNNSLRPAASSYYITLEAKDPTIGLVQTFQTTVSEVSFGELILSCKVARPYGETNTIHIGEENKRNNQMHISLLGRMMPKLPQHNPFQKTNRSYVLNKSELQDHDCISLYLELAIATTHRHSSRDPDLSNLEILEVAIESTQDLEPSEALGSASDAIFYIRYKDLSRVKSDVDCIAIVRRICHEQTGTFRLVGKTISQKNKSSRTSILLRRRLGLYNPWRLSSPRLAQGKRNRVVVLARLRHFHKSVRQVK